GAATGGGCGGTGCTTGAGGAGCGGTTACTCAAGCAGAGGCCCCGATAAGCACGGGTGGATTGTTCATAAACAGCGTGAAGACTATGGTGATTGGCTAACCGCAAAGGTTCAAAGCCGATGAATTTGCAGGACATGCCCTCACTGGCCCCGACGCAACTTGAATTGCCGTTACCCACCGGCACACCTGGTGAATCTTTCAACGAACCCGCCACCGACGGCTTCATCCTTGGCGGCTTCACCTGGCGGCATGCGAATCAAGACTCAACCCGTCCGGTGGTGATCATCAACGCCGCTACTTCAGTCCGTTGCCGACACTACTCGCGCTTCGCCGATTACCTGTTCGCCAACGGCTTCGACGTGATCACCTATGACTACCGCGGCATCGGTGAGTCGCGTCCCGCATCACTGAAAGGACTCAAGGCTTCATGGTCCGACTGGGGCATGCTGGATTTCGAGGCGATGCTGCAAAGAGCCCAACGCGAATTTCCGCAACAACCCATCAATGTCGTCGGCCACAGCTTCGGCGGTTGCGCGGCCGGGCTGGGAACCTCCGGGCATGTGATCCGACGGCTGGTGACGGTGGGTGCGCAGTTCGCTTACTGGCGCGACTATGCCCCTGCTCATCGCTGGCGAATGTTTGCCAAGTGGCATGTAGTGATGCCATTGATGACCATGCTTTACGGCTACTTTCCCGGCAAACGCCTCGGCTGGCTCGAAGACACCCCGGCTGGTGTAGTTCGCGACTGGAGCATGCCCAGCGCCCGATACGAGAAACGCCCCAGCGGTCGTGTCATCCACGCTAAAAACAGTCAGTTCCCCTTCGCCAACGTCACTGCCCAAACCCTGGCGATCAGCCTCAGCGACGATCCCTACGGCACGATTTCGGCCATCGAACGCCTGCTCGGCTACTTCACTGGCAGTACAAACACCCACCTGCGAATCGCCCCCGAAGATATCGGCGAAGAAGAAGTCGGACATTTCGCCTTTTTTCGCAGCGCATACCAAGCCACACTATGGCCCATTGCATTGTCCTGGCTGCAGACCGGCGAGCTGGCCCCCGATACACCCGGGCGGCGAGTGCCACGCAGTTGATGGATGCGCCCCCTCAATGAATTATGGAACGACGCCCATGGCCTCCGCCAACAAGCAGAACAAACGCGCCTCCCGCGCCAAAGCCAAGGCCAAGCAGAACCGCACCCAGCGGGCTGCCGCGCCGGTCGAGCTGGATCCGAACGACGATCGCATCGACTTCGAATCGGTGGACCTGACCGAACTGTTCAAGAAAATGATCGACGCCGAAAAAATCAATCAGCAAGCGATGTGCGCGGCCTTCCTGGAAGACCCGTTGCTGGAACTGGTGTACGAGCAGGAAGGCGAAGAAGGCGCAATGGACTTCATCCTCGCGGCACTGATCGAATACCGCCAATGGTCCACCGAGACAGACGAAGCCGGCGCTCTGTCGTGGATCGAGTCTGCGGCCTTCCAGGCTGACTACGTGGCGGCGTCCGACGCCATCGCAGCCCAAACCCAACAGAAATCAAACTGAGTTCCCATGGCATCCCTGAACAAGCAAGAGAAACGCGCCAAACGCGCAAAGGCCAAAGCCAAGCAGATCCGCATGGTCGGCAGAAAACCCGCAGAGCTGGACGACGACCTGGGCGGACTCGGCGAGCCGATTCCGGAATACACCCTGGCGATGTTCAGCAAAATGCGTGACGCCGAGGCCACCAGCCGCAACGACATGCTGCTGACCCTGCTGTCGAACCTCGCCGAAATCATCAGCGACCATCCCGAACTGCTGGACATGGAAAACGCCGACAACGAAGCCATGGCCGCCACGCACCTGGCCGCCGACATGCTGATCGACTACCGCATGTGGGCCGATGGCATGGACCGCGACGCCGCCCAGGCCTGGCTGACCGACCCGCAATTCATTACCGACTTTGGCGATGCGCTGGACAGCTATCGTCAGTCGCTGGACCTGCCGGTGGAAAAGGCCGAGTAAGGCTACTCCGCAAGTAAAAACGGCCGCTTGTCATCACTGACAGCGGCCGTTTTGCGTTACGCGGTACGAATCAGTTCAGCACCACCGCGCCCACTTTCTGCAGCTTGCGACGGCGAGCCACAAACAACCCGGCAGCCACCACCAACAAGCTCAACAGGCCGGTCGCGAGGATCTCCACGCGATGGGCGTCCTGGAACAGCATGATCGTCAGGGCCGCCACGATGAATACGATCACCGCGTAGGTCAGGCCCGGGAACAGCCACATGCTGAAGACGATTTTTTCGCCGCGGGCCATGCGCTGTTTGCGCATACGCAGTTGCGAAATCGCGATCACCAAATACACCAGCAGCGCGATGGCGCCGGAGCTGGCCAGCAGGAATTCGAACACGGCGGCCGGGGCCACGTAGTTGGCGAATGTTGCCAGGAACGCCGCGCCAGTCGACAGCATCACCGCCCAGTAGGGCGTGCCACTTTTGTTGGTGCGTGTCGACATGGCTGGTGCATCACCGCGCTTGCCCAGGGAAAACAGCATGCGTGACGAAGTGTAGAGAGCCGAGTTCAGGCAACTGGTCACGGCGACCAGTACGACGATGTCGACAATCAGCTTGGCGTTCGGGATGCCCATGCGTTCAAGCACGGTCTGGTAAGAACCCACGCTGGCCAGCACCGGGTCGTTCCATGGAACCAGCGCCACAACAATGAAGATCGATACGAGGTAGAACAGGCCGATCCGCCAGATAACCGAGTTGGTAGCCTTGGAAATCTGCTGGCCAGGGTTCTTCGATTCCGCGGCCGCGATGGTCACGATCTCGGTGCCCATGAAGGAAAACATGGTGGTCAGAATGGCGCCCAACACCGCCCCCATGCCGTTCGGCAGGAAGCCCTGAGTGTCGAACAAGTGCGAAACGCCGCTGACCTGGCTGGTCGGCAGAAAGCCAAAGATTGCCAGAACACCGAGGACGATGAAGCCGACGATCGCCACCACCTTGAGCAGGGCGAACCAGAACTCGAACTCACCGTAATTCTTCACGCTGAACAGGTTGGTAACCGTCAACAACATCGTGATGATCAGAGCGAAAGCCCAGATATCCACACCCGGGAACCAGGCATTTAGAATGTGCGCGGCAGCGTTAGCCTCCAGCGGGATGACCAAAACCCAGAACCACCAGTAGAGCCAACCGATGGTAAAACCGGCCCAGTGACCGATCGCGCGATCGGCGTACGTCGAGAAGGAACCGGTGTCTGGCGATGCAACGGCCATCTCGCCGAGCATGCGCATGACCAGAACCACCAGAGCACCGGCGGCCGCGTAGGCCAACAGCACGGCCGGGCCTGCAGCGGCGATGGCGTGACCGGAGCCGACAAACAGCCCGGCGCCGATCACCCCGGCGATCGACAGCATGGTCACATGACGCGGTTTTAGCCCCTGCTCGAGGCCGTTGGAGGAGCTTTGGCTACTACTCATTAAGACTACCTTTGCAAGTAAAGCGATTACGTCGGCCCGGTCTGACATTCCTTCTCGTAAAAAGAATCCAACAGGGCGTTTCTTATTCTGCACGCAATAATTGCGCCAAAATGTTTCATGCGCCCGCTATACGGGGCCTGCGCGCGGATCGAGCTGTCATCGCAAGTCATTGAGATTAATGGCATTTCGCCAGAGCGTTACCCTGCCACACACTTCAAGAACGAATCAGCGCACCGGAAACACACCAAAAAATTCGGGCACGCACAATAAAAGTGCAGATCAGGAACGTTTGGCCGGTTAGCGCTTCCAACACCCCGCCAAAGCTGGCAACATCGCGCCTTTTTTTGGATCCGCCGCCCCGTCTCTTTATTCAAAGACAGGGTTCAAACGGCTGTTCGGTTGATAGCAGCGCGACAGTCTGCTGTAACGATGCGACAACCTGCCACATGCCACCCGTTTACCGTCCGTAGCGCTGTTGGCTGCCATTCGAACGCTATGCTAGCTTGGCCGCCTCGCCAGGAAGGCCGCCAACAGCAGGAGCGCAAAACACTATGAGGAACGCACATGGCTGAGGCCACGCCCGCGCTTGAAATCCGCAACTTGCACAAACGCTACGGACAGCTTGAGGTGCTCAAAGGCATCTCGCTGACCGCCCGCGACGGCGACGTGATCTCGATCCTGGGTTCCTCCGGTTCCGGCAAGTCCACGTTCCTGCGTTGCATCAACCTGCTGGAAAACCCGCATCAGGGCCAGATCCTGGTAGCCGGCGAAGAACTCAAGCTCAAAGCCGCCAAGAACGGCGAACTGGTCGCTGCCGACGGCAAGCAGATCAATCGCCTGCGCAGCGAGATCGGTTTTGTATTTCAAAACTTTAATCTCTGGCCACACATGAGCGTGCTCGACAACATCATCGAAGCCCCGCGCCGCGTGCTCGGCCAAAGCAAAGCCGAAGCCATCGAAGTCGCCGAAGCCCTGCTGGCCAAGGTCGGCATCGCTGACAAGCGCCACGCCTATCCGGCGCAACTTTCCGGCGGCCAGCAGCAACGCGCGGCCATCGCCCGCACACTGGCGATGCAACCCAAGGTGATCCTGTTCGACGAGCCCACCTCCGCCCTTGACCCGGAAATGGTCCAGGAAGTACTTAATGTCATCCGCGCATTGGCCGAAGAAGGCCGCACCATGCTGCTCGTGACCCATGAAATGGGCTTCGCCCGTCAGGTTTCCAGCGAAGTGGTGTTCCTCCACCAAGGCCTGGTAGAGGAGCAAGGATCGCCACAGCAGGTGTTCGAAAACCCGCTTTCGGCGCGCTGCAAACAATTCATGTCCAGCAACCGCTAACGGAGCTACCCGCATGCAGAACTACAAAAAAATCTTCCTGGCCGCTGCTGTCACCCTGGCCTTCAGCGCCGGTGCCGTCGCCGAGACCTTGAAGATGGGCATCGAAGCGGCCTACCCGCCGTTCAACAACAAAGATGCCAGCGGCAATGTCGTCGGCTTCGATAAAGATATCGGCGATGCGCTGTGCGCCAAGATGAAAGTCGAGTGCACTGTGGTCACGTCCGACTGGGACGGCATCATTCCGGCCTTGAACGCCAAGAAGTTCGACTTCCTGATTTCCTCGATGTCGATCACCGATGAACGCAAGCAAGCGGTGGACTTCACTGAACCCTACTACTCCAACAAGCTGCAATTCATTGCCCCGAAAAACGTCGACTTCAAAACCGACAAGGCTTCGTTGCAAGGCAAGGTGATCGGCGCCCAACGCGCGACCCTGGCCGGCACCTGGCTGGAAGACAACATGGAAGGCGTCGAAGTCAAACTCTACGACACCCAGGAAAACGCCTACCTGGACCTGACTTCGGGTCGTCTGGACGGCATCCTGGCCGACAAATACGTCAACTATGAGTGGCTGAAAAGCGACGCTGGCCGTGCTTACGAATTCAAAGGCGACCCGGTGGAAGAAAGCGACAAGATCGGTATCGCTGTACGTAAAGGCGACCCGATCCGCGCGAGACTGAACCTTGCCCTGAAAGAAATCGTCGAGGACGGCACCTACAAAAAAATCAACGACAAGTACTTCCCGTTCAGCATCTATTGATTCTGAGCTGCCTGACCGGCGCCGTTCTCTGACGGTGCCGGTCCTTCGCATTGCCTGCCGCGATTTGAAAAGAAATCCATGATTATCGACCTCTACGGATTCGGCCCGGCGCTCGCCGCTGGTGCGCTGATGACTGTGAAACTGGCACTCTCGGCCTTGTGCCTGGGGCTGGTGCTCGGTCTGCTCGGCGCCTTGGCCAAGACTTCCCCGTACAAGCCGCTGCAGTGGCTTGGCGGCACTTATTCCACACTGGTTCGCGGTATCCCGGAATTGCTTTGGGTGCTGTTGATCTACTTCGGCACAGTCAACCTGATGCGTGCCTTGGGCGAGTTTTTCGGCAACCCCGACCTTGAACTCAACGCCTTCGCCGCCGGCGTGATTGCGCTGGGGCTGTGCTTCGGCGCCTACGCCACGGAAGTATTTCGCGGTGCGATTCTGGCGATCCCCAAAGGTCACCGTGAAGCCGGCGTGGCCCTGGGCCTGTCGAAATTCCGCATCTTCACCCGGTTGATCATGCCGCAGATGTGGCGCATCGCCCTTCCTGGCCTGGGCAACCTGTTCATGATCCTGATGAAAGACACCGCACTGGTATCCGTCATCGGCCTGGAAGAAATCATGCGTCACGCGCAAATCGGCGTGACCATATCCAAGCAACCGTTCACCTTCTATATGGTGGCCGCCTTCATGTATCTGGGCCTGACCATTCTGGCTATGACCGGCATGCACTTTATGGAACGACGCGCCGCTCGCGGCTTCGCGAGGAGCACCCAATGAACTGGGAAGTCATTATCAAGTGGCTGCCAAAACTGGCTCAGGGCGCGACGCTGACCCTGGAGCTGGTGGCCATCGCCGTGATCGCCGGGTTGCTGCTGGCGATTCCGCTGGGCATCGCTCGCTCGTCACGACTCTGGTACGTGCGGGCATTCCCCTACGGCTACATATTCTTTTTCCGTGGTACGCCGTTGCTGGTTCAGCTGTTCCTGGTCTACTACGGCCTGGCGCAGTTCGACGCGGTACGTAACAGCTCGATGTGGCCGTACCTGCGCAGTCCGTTCTGGTGCGCCACCGCGAC
This genomic stretch from Pseudomonas wuhanensis harbors:
- a CDS encoding alpha/beta hydrolase family protein is translated as MNLQDMPSLAPTQLELPLPTGTPGESFNEPATDGFILGGFTWRHANQDSTRPVVIINAATSVRCRHYSRFADYLFANGFDVITYDYRGIGESRPASLKGLKASWSDWGMLDFEAMLQRAQREFPQQPINVVGHSFGGCAAGLGTSGHVIRRLVTVGAQFAYWRDYAPAHRWRMFAKWHVVMPLMTMLYGYFPGKRLGWLEDTPAGVVRDWSMPSARYEKRPSGRVIHAKNSQFPFANVTAQTLAISLSDDPYGTISAIERLLGYFTGSTNTHLRIAPEDIGEEEVGHFAFFRSAYQATLWPIALSWLQTGELAPDTPGRRVPRS
- the gabP gene encoding GABA permease, producing the protein MSSSQSSSNGLEQGLKPRHVTMLSIAGVIGAGLFVGSGHAIAAAGPAVLLAYAAAGALVVLVMRMLGEMAVASPDTGSFSTYADRAIGHWAGFTIGWLYWWFWVLVIPLEANAAAHILNAWFPGVDIWAFALIITMLLTVTNLFSVKNYGEFEFWFALLKVVAIVGFIVLGVLAIFGFLPTSQVSGVSHLFDTQGFLPNGMGAVLGAILTTMFSFMGTEIVTIAAAESKNPGQQISKATNSVIWRIGLFYLVSIFIVVALVPWNDPVLASVGSYQTVLERMGIPNAKLIVDIVVLVAVTSCLNSALYTSSRMLFSLGKRGDAPAMSTRTNKSGTPYWAVMLSTGAAFLATFANYVAPAAVFEFLLASSGAIALLVYLVIAISQLRMRKQRMARGEKIVFSMWLFPGLTYAVIVFIVAALTIMLFQDAHRVEILATGLLSLLVVAAGLFVARRRKLQKVGAVVLN
- a CDS encoding ABC transporter ATP-binding protein, giving the protein MAEATPALEIRNLHKRYGQLEVLKGISLTARDGDVISILGSSGSGKSTFLRCINLLENPHQGQILVAGEELKLKAAKNGELVAADGKQINRLRSEIGFVFQNFNLWPHMSVLDNIIEAPRRVLGQSKAEAIEVAEALLAKVGIADKRHAYPAQLSGGQQQRAAIARTLAMQPKVILFDEPTSALDPEMVQEVLNVIRALAEEGRTMLLVTHEMGFARQVSSEVVFLHQGLVEEQGSPQQVFENPLSARCKQFMSSNR
- a CDS encoding ABC transporter substrate-binding protein, with product MQNYKKIFLAAAVTLAFSAGAVAETLKMGIEAAYPPFNNKDASGNVVGFDKDIGDALCAKMKVECTVVTSDWDGIIPALNAKKFDFLISSMSITDERKQAVDFTEPYYSNKLQFIAPKNVDFKTDKASLQGKVIGAQRATLAGTWLEDNMEGVEVKLYDTQENAYLDLTSGRLDGILADKYVNYEWLKSDAGRAYEFKGDPVEESDKIGIAVRKGDPIRARLNLALKEIVEDGTYKKINDKYFPFSIY
- a CDS encoding ABC transporter permease; amino-acid sequence: MIIDLYGFGPALAAGALMTVKLALSALCLGLVLGLLGALAKTSPYKPLQWLGGTYSTLVRGIPELLWVLLIYFGTVNLMRALGEFFGNPDLELNAFAAGVIALGLCFGAYATEVFRGAILAIPKGHREAGVALGLSKFRIFTRLIMPQMWRIALPGLGNLFMILMKDTALVSVIGLEEIMRHAQIGVTISKQPFTFYMVAAFMYLGLTILAMTGMHFMERRAARGFARSTQ